The following are encoded together in the Glycine max cultivar Williams 82 chromosome 8, Glycine_max_v4.0, whole genome shotgun sequence genome:
- the LOC100790486 gene encoding uncharacterized protein, which produces MQVKELDYEVLPLGLLVLGIYHVWLLYTIIRYPSRTVIGLNAHSRYQWVLSIMADPLKNGVLGVQTIRNNIMASTLLATTAITLSSLIGILASNDSDRKLVYGNKTPLNSSIKRLSMSLCFLVAFLCNAQSIRYYAHVSFLITTPALKGKMNFIRYVAKTLNRGSYSWSLGLRAFYLSFPLVLWIYGPIPMFACCCFT; this is translated from the exons ATGCAAGTAAAGGAATTGGACTACGAAGTGCTGCCACTGGGTTTGTTGGTGTTGGGAATATATCACGTTTGGCTTCTCTACACTATAATCCGCTACCCATCTCGCACTGTCATTGGCTTGAATGCTCATTCTCGTTATCAATGGGTTCTTTCCATCATGGCT GATCCCTTGAAAAATGGGGTTTTGGGTGTTCAAACAATCCGCAACAATATCATGGCATCCACTCTTCTTGCTACAACAGCAATCACACTTAGTTCACTCATTGGCATTCTTGCAAGCAATGACTCAGATAGAAAATTAGTTTATGGCAACAAAACTCCCCTTAATTCTTCAATCAAACGCCTCTCCATGTCACTATGCTTCCTTGTTGCATTTCTATGTAACGCGCAGTCTATTAGATACTATGCACATGTGAGCTTCTTGATCACCACACCTGCATTGAAAGGCAAAATGAATTTCATTAGATATGTTGCAAAAACCTTAAACCGGGGTAGTTATTCTTGGTCTCTAGGCTTGCGGGCCTTCTACTTGTCATTTCCTCTTGTCCTTTGGATTTATGGGCCCATACCCATGTTTGCTTGTTGCTGcttcacataa